Proteins from a genomic interval of Cyclopterus lumpus isolate fCycLum1 chromosome 18, fCycLum1.pri, whole genome shotgun sequence:
- the LOC117747827 gene encoding placenta-specific gene 8 protein-like, which translates to MARSAMFRQVVQVQPENKVQDKGQWSTGLCECHKDVGDCCFALCCLPVFTCKVTSAVGSCPCLPLLDCIGCVPPASLAMRASVRERYGIPGSVWSDCLYGCCCYTLSWLQISRELKRRAASHASSSSSSSSFSSSARYSALTSLQGAHLV; encoded by the exons ATGGCCAGATCAGCTATGTTTCGACAGGTGGTCCAGGTCCAGCCGGAGAACAAGGTTCAGGATAAAGGTCAATGGAGTACTGGCCTCTGTGAGTGCCATAAAGACGTGGGAGACT gctgcTTTGCCCTGTGCTGCCTCCCAGTGTTTACCTGTAAGGTGACCAGTGCAGTGGGCTCCTGTCCCTGCCTGCCCCTGCTGGACTGTATCGGCTGCGTCCCGCCGGCCTCCCTCGCCATGAGGGCGTCTGTCAGGGAACGATACGGCATACCG gGGAGTGTGTGGAGCGACTGCCTGTACGGATGCTGCTGCTACACGCTTTCTTGGCTCCAGATCTCCAGAGAGCTGAAGAGAAGAGCCGCATCCcacgcctcttcctcctcttcctcttcctctttctcttcctcggCCAGATACAGTGCTCTGACCTCCCTGCAGGGGGCGCACTTGGTCTAG
- the LOC117747824 gene encoding cornifelin homolog A-like: MPHRIVVTQPRPFIKTSASNQWTSGICDCFQDLPQCCLAFWCLPCFACKTAREAGECLCLPLLDFCGLIPPVATALRVSVRQRYGIEGTVFRDCVYSLFCWPCTWCQIAREIKTRTNPITAA, from the exons ATGCCTCATCGGATCGTCGTAACCCAACCCAGGCCCTTCATCAAGACCAGTGCATCCAACCAATGGACCTCTGGCATCTGTGATTGCTTCCAAGACCTGCCGCAGT GCTGCCTCGCCTTTTGGTGTCTTCCCTGCTTCGCCTGTAAGACAGCACGTGAGGCCGGGGAGTGTCTATGCCTACCTCTGCTGGACTTTTGTGGACTCATCCCTCCTGTGGCCACAGCCCTCAGGGTGTCAGTACGCCAACGCTATGGCATTGAG GGTACAGTTTTCAGGGACTGTGTGTACTCCTTGTTCTGCTGGCCTTGCACCTGGTGTCAAATAGCAAGGGAGATCAAAACAAGGACGAATCCCATCACCGCCGCCTAA
- the ugt5g1 gene encoding UDP glucuronosyltransferase 5 family, polypeptide G1, with amino-acid sequence MSGMIQIFLTGLCFLLLRPTCCSGSRILVVPVDGSHWINMELILQELHSRGHDITVLRSAKSWYIPSTSSIYTSINVTMLEDESNRNFYDKMIQDVVECRRSLPFISMFCQPQVLTSMLDKGHEILARAAATMLDDPVFMKKLQDAKFDLMLTDPALTLGVILGSYLKLTMVFNVRWINNGEAHFTIAPSPVSYVPVSGSELHDQMDFLDRTKNMLHYIYSFVEQHFIINPSYSDLLRRHFPPGTDLLSLERAADIWLVRTDFVFEFPRPTMPNVVYIGGFQCKQSRPLPADLEAFMQSSGEHGVVVMSLGTLVSALHREATEAIAAAFAQLPQKVVWRFAGEKPSSLGNNTLLVNWMPQKDLLGHPKTRAFVAHGGTNGMYEAIYHGVPVLGLPLIFDQFDNLLRLKVRGAARVVEVKSITKEDFLEALKDILETPSYRENIQRLSQLHRDRPMSPMDTAVFWIEYVIRNKGAAHLQSAGFNLPWYSYFCLDVAILIMALIGVFVWASVSVCKMFCCRRSRRKMKAE; translated from the coding sequence ATGTCCGGCATGATCCAGATATTCCTGACGGGGCTCTGCTTCCTTTTGCTCAGGCCCACTTGTTGCAGCGGCAGCAGGATTCTGGTCGTGCCTGTCGATGGCAGCCACTGGATCAACATGGAGCTGATCCTCCAGGAGCTTCACTCCAGAGGCCACGACATCACTGTGCTGCGCTCTGCCAAGAGCTGGTACATCCCTAGTACCTCTTCGATTTATACCTCCATTAATGTGACCATGCTGGAGGATGAGTCAAACAGGAACTTCTACGACAAAATGATACAAGACGTTGTGGAATGCCGCCGGTCGCTGCCTTTTATAAGCATGTTCTGCCAACCACAGGTGCTCACATCCATGTTGGATAAGGGCCATGAGATCCTTGCTAGAGCAGCTGCTACAATGTTAGATGACCCTGTTTTTATGAAGAAGCTGCAAGATGCCAAGTTCGACTTAATGTTAACGGACCCTGCTTTGACTTTAGGGGTCATTCTGGGTAGTTACCTCAAGCTGACGATGGTTTTCAATGTGCGCTGGATTAATAATGGGGAGGCCCATTTCACCATAGCTCCCTCCCCTGTCTCCTATGTCCCTGTGTCAGGAAGTGAACTTCATGATCAGATGGATTTTCTGGACCGAACCAAGAATATGCtacattatatttatagttttgtTGAACAGCACTTTATCATTAACCCTTCCTACTCCGATCTGCTCCGGCGGCATTTCCCTCCTGGGACTGACCTGCTGTCGTTGGAGCGGGCAGCTGATATCTGGCTGGTGAGGACGGATTTTGTCTTTGAGTTCCCTCGACCAACCATGCCCAACGTGGTCTACATCGGGGGGTTCCAGTGCAAACAGTCCCGTCCCCTCCCCGCTGATCTGGAGGCCTTCATGCAGAGCTCTGGGGAGCACGGGGTCGTGGTCATGTCTCTGGGGACGCTGGTGTCGGCCCTGCATCGGGAGGCCACAGAGGCCATCGCTGCTGCTTTTGCTCAACTCCCTCAGAAGGTGGTGTGGAGGTTTGCGGGTGAAAAACCTTCATCCCTGGGGAACAACACCCTGCTGGTGAACTGGATGCCTCAAAAAGACCTCCTGGGACACCCCAAGACTCGCGCCTTTGTAGCCCACGGAGGCACCAACGGCATGTACGAGGCTATTTACCACGGCGTTCCCGTTCTGGGCCTGCCCCTGATCTTTGACCAGTTCGACAACCTACTCCGGCTTAAGGTACGCGGGGCAGCCCGGGTGGTGGAGGTCAAATCAATCACCAAAGAAGACTTCCTGGAGGCTCTAAAGGACATCCTGGAGACTCCCTCGTACCGTGAAAACATACAGCGTCTTTCACAGCTACACCGCGATCGGCCAATGTCTCCCATGGACACCGCCGTCTTTTGGATTGAGTACGTTATCCGGAACAAAGGAGCAGCCCATCTGCAGTCAGCAGGTTTTAATCTGCCTTGGTATTCCTACTTCTGCCTGGATGTGGCAATTTTAATTATGGCCCTTATTGGAGTCTTTGTCTGGGCTTCAGTCTCAGTGTGTAAGATGTTCTGCTGCCGAAGGTCCCGGAGGAAGATGAAAGCAGAGTAG
- the si:dkey-165a24.9 gene encoding G-protein coupled receptor 4 has protein sequence MSNDSCNLPLDTDTFGLTCIYGLIFSLGLPSNLLSLWGLYHLGRSGGGGCQLVYILNLLLSDLLQLLTLPLWILYLQGGHRWPYSQLTCELVGYVFYVNVYASVMFLCLIALDRCLAIVYPLSSRRVRTVRVAALSGVAVWTLTFLFCLSGLLPSVFDPDRLLCLEQYPVSPRYAQFKITTVALGFLLPCAILGYTSAHIGVTLRRSPSLSDHERRKIVGILVVITVNFIVVFGPYHLVGGYRFVSLLLTDEPCGMERSIFLIYRLCYGLTSLNTLLDPLFYIFLCPDARLELQRSLPCLGRGQGTDKKIILSTRAPSDDQRERENGHNILLEI, from the exons ATGTCCAATGACAGCTGCAACCTTCCGTTGGACACAGACACGTTTGGCCTGACGTGTATCTATGGCCTGATCTTCTCTTTGGGTCTCCCTAGCAACCTGCTGTCTCTCTGGGGACTGTACCACCTGGGCCGCTCCGGGGGAGGAGGCTGCCAGCTGGTCTACATCCTcaacctgctgctgtcagacctcctccagctgctcacCCTGCCACTGTGGATTCTCTATCTCCAAGGCGGTCACCGCTGGCCCTACAGCCAGCTAACGTGCGAGCTGGTGGGCTACGTGTTTTACGTAAATGTCTACGCCAGCGTCATGTTCTTGTGCCTGATAGCGCTGGACCGCTGTCTGGCCATTGTGTACCCGCTGAGCAGCCGCAGAGTGCGGACGGTCCGGGTGGCAGCGTTGTCCGGCGTGGCAGTTTGGACCCTCACCTTCCTGTTCTGTCTGAGCGGGCTGCTGCCGTCAGTGTTTGACCCTGACAGACTGCTGTGTTTGGAACAGTACCCCGTCAGCCCCAGATACGCCCAATTCAAGATCACAACGGTGGCCCTGGGCTTCCTGCTGCCATGCGCCATACTCGG cTACACCTCAGCCCACATTGGGGTGACACTCCGACGatccccgtctctctctgacCATGAGCGGCGCAAAATCGTGGGCATCCTCGTCGTGATCACCGTCAACTTCATCGTTGTGTTTGGACCCTATCACCTCGTGGGCGGATACAGATTTGTGTCCTTGCTGCTGACCGACGAGCCGTGTGGAATGGAGCGTTCCATTTTCCTCATCTATCGCCTGTGCTACGGTCTGACCAGCCTCAACACCCTGCTGGATCCCCTCTTCTATATCTTCCTGTGCCCCGATGCCCGGCTGGAGCTGCAAAGATCCCTGCCCTGTTTGGGAAGGGGGCAAGGCACAGACAAAAAGATTATCCTCAGTACCAGAGCTCCCTCAGACGaccagagggagagggaaaatgGACATAATATTCTTTTAGAAATATAA